aagcagtgttgcaggggtacacagtcaagtgcatagttgactcaAGTGGAAGATGGataggagaaataagggcttatgGGAAGGCACagtggagatgtaatttcaggagGATTTGAAAGTGGAAAAAGTggcactgtcagatatgaaggggacaGAGTTCCAGGTCGGAAGGgaaaggggtcgacggcaggatggaaGAGATCAAGGTGCAGAAGGGTAGgttgagattagagaagcagattGTGCATTTTGGGATGGACTAGGTCAACaaggtaagtaggagggggagagccttaAAGCTGGGGATGCTGtcatcctcctcaaactcctgtcaaactcctttctttctccacccagggggaagggggaagaggtcacCACCTCAGCAAGAGCCTTGTCACTTCATTTAGGCAAACAAAATCTTGGGTGAAAGGTGCTGTGAGCCTGCACTgtctgatctttccattagggaatccctgtcctgcagagaTGCGACtattgaatcagtggtatttattaagtgcttagtgtgtgcagatcactgtagtaaacacttgcaagaatataatacaacagagttggtagacacattccctacccacagggagcttacttgaggttttgaggaatggggaaatatggactgaacagtttttcagaattatgatgcaggcagaagagtgaagtatggactggaaaggggagagatgaggcaggacagtcagcgaggaagctgatgcaggaattaaggcaggatgggataagtgcttggatcaatatagtagcagtttggatggagaaaagggtGTATTCTAGAGATGTAGAAGTGACAGAATTTGGGGgaaagattaaatatgtgggttgaatgacatagATGAGTTTGAAGATAATGTCAAggatacagacttgtgagacaggtaagGTGGTGGCACTCTACGGTGATGAGAAAGGTATTCAGCTAAAAGAAAAGACTTAATTTGCCTTTTTCAACATGCTTTAATTTGGGATTACAAACAATTTCCAATAAAACACTATGTAATAAGCAAAAAAATAAGTTAATACATCAAACTTGCTTACAATATCAGAGCTTGACGACAAGTTTAAGAACAACAGTGCACTTGAGACTTTGGGACTACGTTATTCAAACTTTTAAACGTTCAAACCATATCTATCTGGAGCACAACAATTAAGAGCTCTTCGAGGCTTCCTCAAATAAATTACGTGACTGCATTTTTAATTTTGGTTACCATCCCCTGCTATGCACAAGACCATTGGAATGCTGGGACACTTACACATTATAAAACAGTACAAAGCAAAGCGAGGAGACACATGCCAGCCTTAGACAAGCTGCCTTTAAAAGTGCAAACCTTTGTTTCTCTTCCTGAACCCCCGGCATGAAAACTGGAGATGGAGCGGGATCGTTCTCCTGCTTTTCTCCACCACGCGTCGGGGACAACTAGCTCAACCAGGGGCCTCCACGCCTGGAAGGGCACCTCCGGTTTCCAACGGGGAACAGGCTTCCGACAAACTGTAGTGCAAATCAAACACAAAGGAGCAAAACGCCAGAACAGAGACCACCATTAGTAATGCTCATTCTCAGTGGGGCAGTGGGAtcgctcctcctctcctcgtAGGCCACCGCCCGGACCAGAGGATGTACGCGGGCGGAGGCCTCCACTTAGGCTCTCCCCTGGAACGGGGCCCGGCGGAGAGAGGGCAGTGCTACGAGACAACAGCCTCGCAGCAGGGCCCCGATGTTATAGATAGGGTCGGTCCCTCCTCTCTGCGTGCCGAGCACCCACAGGACTGTGGGAACCATGGGGGCGGCCACGGCCAGGAGATCCACGACCAGACTCTTGCTCCAGTAGCGCCTGCTGATGCTGGCCTGAGAGAACCGAACGCCGCTGCCCACGTTGTCTTCGGGGGAGGTCCCAAAGTCCAGTTCCCTCATGAGCCTGTTTCCACCGtcggcctctccctctctgtagcaCGTCTCCACGGGAGACATGAGGACGGCAGGGTCGGGGCCGCCGGGTGTTGAATCGAGCCCGGAGGGAGACCCGTCGCTGGGGTCGGCCTCGGCCTCGGGGGGATCCGGCGCGGCCCCTGGATGCGGGTCTCGCCCCTTGGGCATCTTCCGAAGCGGCTGCTCTATGCCAGGGCCACAAGGCGCCATGTCCAGCTGGACGACCTGTTCCATCACCACACTGTCTTCCACTGCCGGTGCCATCTGGTCAGGGGGTGCAGGAGCAGCACTGGACTGGAAGACAGCAACTTCGCCAGACTCGGTGGTGGCAGCTGTCATGAACTCTTCAAACAGATCCAGGCCGGAAGGCAGGCTGTCGGGGGCCGGTGTTTCACCGAGTTCCTCTAAGGCCCCGGCCTGGTCCTCCAGAGCCAGCCCCCTTGCCAGCGGGGTACAGGCAGGGCTGAGGGGCACACTCTGGCCTGGGGATTCAACCAGGTATTCCAGGCACAGCTCCTCCCGGAAACACCCGTTCTGGGCCATCTCCATGCACTGGAGCAAGGATTCCAGTTTTGTATTTTGAATATTGATGTCCACAAAATACTTCTGGATCCCTTTGTCTTTGtcggccaagctgctcctcatgGTCTCGATCACCTGCTTAAGCTGTTTGATCTCTTTTCTCGCTTCCTTCAGTGCCAGCTGGGCCTCTACCCGGTGACACTCCTCTTCGATCCAGTCATCTCGCATGCGAGTCAACTGGGACTTGAGTTCCGCGATTTCGGTCTCCCTAGGCGGGGAAGCACAGGGTGGGGTCAACGGAGAGTGGCGCACAGCCCCATCCCTTGGGAACTCTCCTTTTGGCCCGTCTAAGGCTGAcattctgctctgcacacagtcaggacccaaataccattgatttttaaaagtttttttaaacataatttgttaagcccttactatgtgccagacactttactaagcactgggtagatgcaaactaataataactgtggtatttgttaggcactatgtgccaggtactgtactgggggctggggtgggtaccagcaaattaggttggacacagtccatgtcccacatggggctcacagtcttaatccccattttaaagatgaggtaactgaggcaaagagaagttaaatgacttgtccaaagttacacagcagataagtgggattagaccccaggtcctctgactcccaggcctgctcttttcaccgagccaagctgctcctcactGACTGAAGTAGATTCCTGAGAAATGGAGGTCtgtaggggaaaaaagggggcttttttttttttaaagccccgGAGTTTTTACATTTCCCCGGAAGACAGACCAAGAGTCCTGTCAAAAGCACTGCACTCTCTGGATACTGGGCCCAATTTACAGTAGACATAGTTGCCCCTGAAGACTTTCTCAGTTTTTGCCCACCCACTTCAGGAGGTTGGCTCCAAGATAAGTGCAGAATGACTCTGTTTTCTCCTTACTGGCTTTAGCTGTGAACTCCTCACACAGTAGCAATCCTCCACTCTGTGgaaatttggtaataataatattagcaatTGGAATATTTGTTGCGCTCTTATTATGAGCTAAGCTttgcaccaagtgctggggtagatacaatccagtcagacatgacccctgtcctagggagggagagcaagaattGAATCCCTCAGTGACAAacgaggaaaatgagacacaaagaagaaAAGCATCTTggacaaggtcatgcagctgctacatggcagagataggattagaacccaggttctctcccttctgctggtGAAACGGTCACTCTGTTTCTCCAAACTAGATTTGAACCCTACTACTACCTTCcctccccatgctgcttctcagcatgcatAATGTATAGagtaggggactgggagtcagaggatcatagtttctaatcccggctattccacttgtccgctatgtgaccttgggcaggtcacttcacttttctgggcctcagtgacctcacctgtaaaatggagattaagattgtgattgctcaggtgggacaggaactgtgtcccacctaatttgctggtatccaccccagtacccagtacagtgcctggcatgtaataagtgcttaacaaataccacaattattattactcctccaccCAAAATTTTGCCTCTAGGACAATGTCCAGACCAGTGAGAGCTGAGCACTCCAAGAgtgcacacaacagataagtcTGGTGGATGTCCCGGCCACCAGGAGTGTCAGGGACGGCCTTGGGGAGTCTGGCTtctgctcatgctctttccactagtttaagactgggagaagcagcatggcctagtggacagagcatgagcttgggagtcagaaggcttgagttcttaccctggctcttccacttgtctgctaggtgaacttgggcaagtcacttaacttcccggtgccccagtttcctcacctgtaaaatggagatccaattcctgttctctctcctacttagactgtgattccttgtgggacaagaagcacatctgacctgattaatttatatctctcccagtgcttagaacagagtttggcacacggtaagtgcttaacaaatactataaccccCCACCCACAAAACCACTAAGTCCTAATTTTATTCATCTAATTATTTCACTCTCTTTACAGCTAGATAAACTGAAACCCAAAACTTAAAGTGACTCCCTTAATAAAATCCACAAGAGAAGGTTTcataaatcccaggcccatggcttcTGCCCACAGCTCTGCTAACGCTTTTCCAGAATCTCAGCAGTAAGGAAGAAGTAAGTAAGGACAGGGATAAACTCATCTGTCCTAACCAGTTATAGTTTCTTTTATTTCTTGTGAAAGACAGGTCATACGGGAGACACTCTGCCGGTTAAAACATTTGATCGAGAACAATGGCTCTTTCCTttggcagagaaaggagagacagaaataacTAGCTTTAACACCAGAATCCACCCCCAAGGGGATTCTCTCTGAAGTAAACAGGACTGACTCTTATCCCTCGGGCCCCTCCCCAGAGGGGGGCCGCTCCCTGCAgcctcctctcatctccccctttaCCGTGCCAGTGGCCCAGTTTGGGAATTTGGAGGATTGGCAAGAGTAAACCTGAAGACACTTGCAAAATCATTCACTCCAGATATATGGATGGCTACCCCTGAATACAGTCAATGTTCCATTTATGTGGGACAGACAAACTACTCAATTTACTTAGCAGCTCTTAAAAAGGGGGATGGTACAGCAAACTCTGAAAACTGTGGAAGCTCTACAAGATGCCTAGTGAGAACAGCACAGGCCCCGGAGCCAGAGACCTGGAACTAAACCCACCTCTGTCACCTGCCCATTTGttaccttggacatgtcacttaccctctctgagcctgtttcctcatcaatcAAATGGAGACAAATACCTGCGTTTCCTtccttttagactatgaaccccatgttggggcagggattgtgtctgatctgaaaatacctaccccagcacttagcacataataaacccttaatatACGCTAACATTTCATGATTAAAAATCAGAAATCAACTCTTGCTTTCTACTACGTATCACAAATCCTAGCAAGCTGTGAGGTGCAGACACCTAAGGGGTACACCAAGAACAATGCTGCTTGATACCTCTCCTGAAGTTGGCTCTCGGATTCCTTCAGTTTGGTCTTCAGATGCCTCACTGTAACTTCTTTCTGCTGCAGGGGCGTGAGATACTGTTCCGGGTTGGGTGGCTTGACCCCATGACTCTCCCCACAAGAAGCGTACCTTCCAGCTCGCCTGAAATGATCCAGAGGATGCAATGTTATTTTCATCCTATTTGTTTTCCAGCAAACGAGGACCCCGGAATTAGTGACGACCGGAAGGAGGTCAGGAGCAATatatatggagcagggactgagagtctcatgtgggatagggattcagTCTTCTATCtaagacagtgcttagtacagcgcttggcacacagtaagtgcctaagaagtaccatagtaataataattattattatcattaaggatgCTGTCTGGCAAATATGCATTTGTCAAATTTTatgtttattttgaccactctagttgtgttttttccattcttcatccccaccccccagccttgaTTAGTGAATAtggtcctagtgggcagggaacagagaagcagtgtggcttagtggaaagagcatgggtttgggagtcagaggtcatgggttctaatcctggcacctccacctgtcagccatatgactttggacaagtcacttaacttctctgtg
The Ornithorhynchus anatinus isolate Pmale09 chromosome 4, mOrnAna1.pri.v4, whole genome shotgun sequence genome window above contains:
- the SYBU gene encoding syntabulin isoform X4, whose product is MGPLRDSKEQRVYHHQEKVSRSRIPRLVLRPHAPQQLQKLSPASESPFSEEESREFNLSSSGRSARTISSNSFCSDDTGCPSSQSVSPVKTPSEAGTSPIGFCPGSDEDFTRKNINIGAVVEGNSQPARHKKDQKTTLVKPGSEADFSSSSSTGSISAPEVHMSATGSKRPSFSRNRGSHGRNSTASSYKCGVSPPSREKDLLSLLARNQMSPVNAHPNYGPSSPSSSNSGSYKGSDSSPVLRRAGRYASCGESHGVKPPNPEQYLTPLQQKEVTVRHLKTKLKESESQLQERETEIAELKSQLTRMRDDWIEEECHRVEAQLALKEARKEIKQLKQVIETMRSSLADKDKGIQKYFVDINIQNTKLESLLQCMEMAQNGCFREELCLEYLVESPGQSVPLSPACTPLARGLALEDQAGALEELGETPAPDSLPSGLDLFEEFMTAATTESGEVAVFQSSAAPAPPDQMAPAVEDSVVMEQVVQLDMAPCGPGIEQPLRKMPKGRDPHPGAAPDPPEAEADPSDGSPSGLDSTPGGPDPAVLMSPVETCYREGEADGGNRLMRELDFGTSPEDNVGSGVRFSQASISRRYWSKSLVVDLLAVAAPMVPTVLWVLGTQRGGTDPIYNIGALLRGCCLVALPSLRRAPFQGRA
- the SYBU gene encoding syntabulin isoform X3, which gives rise to MGPLRDSKKEQRVYHHQEKVSRSRIPRLVLRPHAPQQLQKLSPASESPFSEEESREFNLSSSGRSARTISSNSFCSDDTGCPSSQSVSPVKTPSEAGTSPIGFCPGSDEDFTRKNINIGAVVEGNSQPARHKKDQKTTLVKPGRNSNRGSTNSSWRKNIWSEADFSSSSSTGSISAPEVHMSATGSKRPSFSRNRGSHGRNSTASSYKCGVSPPSREKDLLSLLARNQMSPVNAHPNYGPSSPSSSNSGSYKGSDSSPVLRRAGRYASCGESHGVKPPNPEQYLTPLQQKEVTVRHLKTKLKESESQLQERETEIAELKSQLTRMRDDWIEEECHRVEAQLALKEARKEIKQLKQVIETMRSSLADKDKGIQKYFVDINIQNTKLESLLQCMEMAQNGCFREELCLEYLVESPGQSVPLSPACTPLARGLALEDQAGALEELGETPAPDSLPSGLDLFEEFMTAATTESGEVAVFQSSAAPAPPDQMAPAVEDSVVMEQVVQLDMAPCGPGIEQPLRKMPKGRDPHPGAAPDPPEAEADPSDGSPSGLDSTPGGPDPAVLMSPVETCYREGEADGGNRLMRELDFGTSPEDNVGSGVRFSQASISRRYWSKSLVVDLLAVAAPMVPTVLWVLGTQRGGTDPIYNIGALLRGCCLVALPSLRRAPFQGRA
- the SYBU gene encoding syntabulin isoform X2 — translated: MGPLRDSKKEQRVYHHQEKVSRSRIPRLVLRPHAPQQLQKLSPASESPFSEEESREFNLSSSGRSARTISSNSFCSDDTGCPSSQSVSPVKTPSEAGTSPIGFCPGSDEDFTRKNINIGAVVEGNSQPARHKKDQKTTLVKPGSEADFSSSSSTGSISAPEVHMSATGSKRPSFSRNGFPPPWAHSQSKLEEDQEPTSSSSRGSHGRNSTASSYKCGVSPPSREKDLLSLLARNQMSPVNAHPNYGPSSPSSSNSGSYKGSDSSPVLRRAGRYASCGESHGVKPPNPEQYLTPLQQKEVTVRHLKTKLKESESQLQERETEIAELKSQLTRMRDDWIEEECHRVEAQLALKEARKEIKQLKQVIETMRSSLADKDKGIQKYFVDINIQNTKLESLLQCMEMAQNGCFREELCLEYLVESPGQSVPLSPACTPLARGLALEDQAGALEELGETPAPDSLPSGLDLFEEFMTAATTESGEVAVFQSSAAPAPPDQMAPAVEDSVVMEQVVQLDMAPCGPGIEQPLRKMPKGRDPHPGAAPDPPEAEADPSDGSPSGLDSTPGGPDPAVLMSPVETCYREGEADGGNRLMRELDFGTSPEDNVGSGVRFSQASISRRYWSKSLVVDLLAVAAPMVPTVLWVLGTQRGGTDPIYNIGALLRGCCLVALPSLRRAPFQGRA
- the SYBU gene encoding syntabulin isoform X6 gives rise to the protein MGPLRDSKKEQRVYHHQEKVSRSRIPRLVLRPHAPQQLQKLSPASESPFSEEESREFNLSSSGRSARTISSNSFCSDDTGCPSSQSVSPVKTPSEAGTSPIGFCPGSDEDFTRKNINIGAVVEGNSQPARHKKDQKTTLVKPGSEADFSSSSSTGSISAPEVHMSATGSKRPSFSRNRGSHGRNSTASSYKCGVSPPSREKDLLSLLARNQMSPVNAHPNYGPSSPSSSNSGSYKGSDSSPVLRRAGRYASCGESHGVKPPNPEQYLTPLQQKEVTVRHLKTKLKESESQLQERETEIAELKSQLTRMRDDWIEEECHRVEAQLALKEARKEIKQLKQVIETMRSSLADKDKGIQKYFVDINIQNTKLESLLQCMEMAQNGCFREELCLEYLVESPGQSVPLSPACTPLARGLALEDQAGALEELGETPAPDSLPSGLDLFEEFMTAATTESGEVAVFQSSAAPAPPDQMAPAVEDSVVMEQVVQLDMAPCGPGIEQPLRKMPKGRDPHPGAAPDPPEAEADPSDGSPSGLDSTPGGPDPAVLMSPVETCYREGEADGGNRLMRELDFGTSPEDNVGSGVRFSQASISRRYWSKSLVVDLLAVAAPMVPTVLWVLGTQRGGTDPIYNIGALLRGCCLVALPSLRRAPFQGRA
- the SYBU gene encoding syntabulin isoform X5, with the translated sequence MGPLRDSKKEQRVYHHQEKVSRSRIPRLVLRPHAPQQLQKLSPASESPFSEEESREFNLSSSGRSARTISSNSFCSDDTGCPSSQSVSPVKTPSEAGTSPIGFCPGSDEDFTRKNINIGAVVEGNSQPARHKKDQKTTLVKPGRNSNRGSTNSSWRKNIWSEADFSSSSSTGSISAPEVHMSATGSKRPSFSRNGFPPPWAHSQSKLEEDQEPTSSSSRGSHGRNSTASSYKCGVSPPSREKDLLSLLARNQMSPVNAHPNYGPSSPSSSNSGSYKGSDSSPVLRRAGRYASCGESHGVKPPNPEQYLTPLQQKEVTVRHLKTKLKESESQLQERETEIAELKSQLTRMRDDWIEEECHRVEAQLALKEARKEIKQLKQVIETMRSSLADKDKGIQKYFVDINIQNTKLESLLQCMEMAQNGCFREELCLEYLVESPGQSVPLSPACTPLARGLALEDQAGALEELGETPAPDSLPSGLDLFEEFMTAATTESGEVAVFQSSAAPAPPDQMAPAVEDSVVMEQVVQLDMAPCGPGIEQPLRKMPKGRDPHPGAAPDPPEAEADPSDGSPSGLDSTPGGPDPAVLMSPVETCYREGEADGGNRLMRELDFGTSPEDNVGSGVRFSQASISRRYWSKSLVVDLLAVAAPMVPTVLWVLGTQRGGTDPIYNIGALLRGCCLVALPSLRRAPFQGRA
- the SYBU gene encoding syntabulin isoform X1, whose product is MGPLRDSKEQRVYHHQEKVSRSRIPRLVLRPHAPQQLQKLSPASESPFSEEESREFNLSSSGRSARTISSNSFCSDDTGCPSSQSVSPVKTPSEAGTSPIGFCPGSDEDFTRKNINIGAVVEGNSQPARHKKDQKTTLVKPGRNSNRGSTNSSWRKNIWSEADFSSSSSTGSISAPEVHMSATGSKRPSFSRNGFPPPWAHSQSKLEEDQEPTSSSSRGSHGRNSTASSYKCGVSPPSREKDLLSLLARNQMSPVNAHPNYGPSSPSSSNSGSYKGSDSSPVLRRAGRYASCGESHGVKPPNPEQYLTPLQQKEVTVRHLKTKLKESESQLQERETEIAELKSQLTRMRDDWIEEECHRVEAQLALKEARKEIKQLKQVIETMRSSLADKDKGIQKYFVDINIQNTKLESLLQCMEMAQNGCFREELCLEYLVESPGQSVPLSPACTPLARGLALEDQAGALEELGETPAPDSLPSGLDLFEEFMTAATTESGEVAVFQSSAAPAPPDQMAPAVEDSVVMEQVVQLDMAPCGPGIEQPLRKMPKGRDPHPGAAPDPPEAEADPSDGSPSGLDSTPGGPDPAVLMSPVETCYREGEADGGNRLMRELDFGTSPEDNVGSGVRFSQASISRRYWSKSLVVDLLAVAAPMVPTVLWVLGTQRGGTDPIYNIGALLRGCCLVALPSLRRAPFQGRA